A genomic segment from Gilvibacter sp. SZ-19 encodes:
- a CDS encoding T9SS type B sorting domain-containing protein, translated as MRLLLVIGFLLTSLTGFTQDCPNLIAPAAGATNVAVDSPITWEEVVGVTGYIISLGTTPGGGEIVANQPVGSVTTYNPPLGLPESTTIYVTITLFFFDQPDIICEPISFTTRNEVNPPTCTQLNAPVNGSTGVNVGANLSWNYAPRATGYRLTIGTAPGLGDIALNLDVGNVLSYNPPADFPAATEIFVQIVPYNENGIASSCIEESFITGDLGDPPGCTMLINPVDGQFNVALSPLLEWEPVPGATGYLLYIGRSPFENDVVDGAIFTDTSTFVFNFEPNNTYFVRIVPFNDAGQAVDCPQESFSTILGCGPFFDEDTGELVVLNPEISFPDIVGICLGQTPRVITATDPADGYRWYRVTDSGDLLVISEEATVALEETGTYVYEAYVLTDDGQGSVLECTSSSEFTVVASQEAQIDDFFIRQFGEVFNVEVVVSGIGEYEYALAIDGPYQDSPEFNGLTEGNYVLYIRDRNGCGIVQRPFRLLFPPTGFPPYFSPNGDGVNDLWNYVPPRLDPLPLKDIYIYDRYGKLLARINPNGNGWNGQYRGNPLPAAGYWYRAETFDNQVFRGFFSLVR; from the coding sequence ATGCGTTTATTATTGGTCATAGGATTCTTACTGACAAGCCTGACAGGCTTTACGCAAGATTGTCCTAACCTGATAGCACCTGCCGCAGGAGCGACAAATGTTGCTGTAGACAGTCCAATCACTTGGGAAGAAGTCGTCGGAGTGACCGGTTACATTATTTCTCTGGGAACAACCCCTGGCGGAGGTGAAATTGTAGCGAACCAACCTGTAGGTTCTGTAACTACCTACAATCCGCCATTAGGCTTACCAGAATCCACAACCATTTATGTGACCATTACCTTATTCTTTTTTGATCAGCCAGATATTATTTGTGAGCCTATATCATTTACCACTAGAAACGAGGTCAATCCCCCAACCTGTACCCAACTCAACGCACCTGTCAACGGCAGTACAGGCGTTAACGTGGGCGCTAATCTGAGTTGGAATTACGCCCCCAGGGCCACGGGTTATCGCTTAACGATAGGAACTGCCCCGGGCTTGGGTGATATTGCCCTTAATTTAGATGTAGGGAACGTACTGTCTTACAACCCTCCTGCAGACTTTCCGGCAGCGACAGAGATCTTTGTGCAAATAGTGCCCTATAATGAAAATGGCATTGCGAGTTCTTGTATCGAAGAATCTTTTATTACTGGAGATCTAGGAGATCCTCCCGGCTGTACTATGCTTATCAATCCGGTTGATGGACAGTTCAATGTAGCCCTTTCGCCTTTATTGGAATGGGAACCTGTTCCTGGTGCCACTGGTTATTTACTCTACATTGGGCGTTCGCCTTTTGAAAACGATGTGGTAGATGGCGCAATATTTACAGACACCTCCACCTTTGTATTTAACTTTGAACCCAACAATACCTACTTTGTTAGAATAGTTCCTTTTAACGATGCCGGACAAGCTGTAGATTGCCCGCAAGAGTCCTTTTCTACAATTTTGGGCTGTGGTCCTTTCTTTGACGAAGATACCGGCGAACTGGTTGTTTTAAATCCAGAGATCAGTTTTCCAGATATCGTTGGGATTTGTCTTGGACAAACCCCAAGAGTTATCACGGCCACAGACCCCGCAGATGGCTACCGCTGGTATCGCGTTACAGATTCTGGAGATCTTTTGGTAATCTCCGAAGAAGCTACCGTAGCACTAGAAGAGACGGGGACTTATGTTTATGAGGCCTATGTACTTACCGACGATGGTCAAGGTTCCGTTTTAGAGTGTACCAGCTCCTCAGAATTCACGGTAGTGGCCTCTCAAGAAGCGCAGATCGATGATTTTTTTATCCGTCAGTTCGGAGAGGTTTTTAATGTGGAGGTTGTGGTTTCTGGTATTGGAGAATACGAGTATGCCCTGGCTATAGACGGGCCTTATCAAGACAGTCCAGAGTTCAATGGACTCACAGAGGGTAATTATGTGCTCTATATTAGAGATCGAAACGGCTGTGGTATAGTGCAGCGTCCTTTTAGATTGTTGTTTCCCCCTACTGGTTTTCCTCCTTATTTCTCACCCAATGGAGATGGTGTAAATGATCTTTGGAACTATGTACCACCTCGCCTAGACCCTTTGCCTTTAAAGGACATTTATATTTATGACCGATACGGTAAACTCCTGGCTCGAATAAATCCAAATGGAAACGGTTGGAACGGGCAATACCGGGGAAACCCACTCCCTGCAGCCGGTTATTGGTATCGTGCAGAAACTTTTGACAATCAAGTTTTTAGAGGATTCTTTTCTTTAGTGCGTTAA
- a CDS encoding chloramphenicol acetyltransferase, with product MSESAKYSALDLEKWPRKEHFEFFSAMEEPFFGLTVQLDMRKAYQYCKAKAYSLSMYYLYAAAWASNEVDSFRYRIVDSKPVVFETIHLNAVQLRPDKSFVFTYMPFAKDFESFLKLAEPERKAALNRAGLGITEDTKRLDSVHYSVLPWIDFSSLSHARSFSFPDSCPKVSFGKLVTEADQMRMPCAVHVHHGLMDGYHVGQFLEKLQAFLDQSR from the coding sequence ATGAGCGAATCGGCAAAATACAGCGCACTCGATCTAGAGAAATGGCCGCGTAAAGAACATTTCGAGTTCTTCAGTGCCATGGAGGAGCCATTCTTTGGGCTCACGGTGCAACTGGATATGCGAAAAGCGTATCAATATTGTAAGGCCAAAGCTTATTCTCTTTCCATGTATTATCTCTACGCTGCCGCTTGGGCCAGTAATGAGGTAGATTCCTTTCGCTATAGAATCGTAGATAGTAAACCGGTAGTTTTCGAAACTATTCACTTGAATGCGGTTCAATTAAGACCAGACAAGAGCTTTGTGTTCACTTATATGCCTTTTGCCAAAGACTTTGAAAGCTTTCTTAAGCTTGCCGAACCCGAACGTAAAGCAGCGCTTAATAGAGCCGGTTTGGGAATTACCGAAGACACTAAGCGTTTGGATTCTGTCCACTATTCCGTTTTACCATGGATCGATTTTAGCAGTCTTTCTCACGCCAGATCATTCAGTTTTCCAGACAGTTGTCCTAAAGTGAGTTTTGGCAAATTGGTCACCGAAGCAGACCAAATGAGAATGCCTTGTGCAGTGCACGTGCACCACGGTCTTATGGATGGATATCACGTAGGGCAATTTTTAGAAAAATTACAAGCCTTTTTAGATCAAAGCCGATAG
- a CDS encoding AraC family transcriptional regulator, protein MNKDTTMKVSKQPLLEAIAPALGSSFSVTNFADQRKQDRAAWHFHPEIELVYVDQGSGKRHIGNHLSYYNEGDLILIGSNVPHFGFTDRLTGNSEEVVIQFKEDFLGPEFFEKPEMNQIKKLFKRGKQGIVFYGETKEVIGKQMSALTQMTPLNRLTGLLNILEQLSLSDEYKLLNIDSVIIEAKPQDNNRLELLYDFVNREYTRHIPLAEAANMVSMTEQAFSRFFKKKTGKTFTQFVNEHRLVHASRLLAEEPMGITDICYDSGFNNFSHFNKLFKKFSGKSPSQYRNEIQKVLE, encoded by the coding sequence GTGAATAAAGACACGACCATGAAAGTGAGCAAACAACCCCTACTTGAAGCCATTGCCCCCGCCCTGGGCAGTTCTTTTAGCGTGACCAATTTTGCCGATCAGCGCAAACAGGACCGCGCCGCCTGGCATTTTCATCCCGAGATAGAATTGGTCTACGTGGACCAAGGCTCTGGGAAACGCCATATTGGGAATCACTTGTCCTATTATAATGAAGGCGATCTGATATTAATTGGAAGCAATGTCCCCCACTTCGGCTTTACTGACCGTTTAACTGGAAACAGTGAAGAAGTGGTGATTCAATTCAAAGAAGACTTTTTAGGCCCTGAATTCTTTGAAAAGCCAGAAATGAATCAGATCAAAAAACTATTCAAACGCGGAAAGCAAGGGATAGTGTTCTACGGCGAGACCAAAGAGGTTATAGGGAAACAGATGTCTGCCTTAACGCAGATGACACCACTTAACCGACTCACTGGCTTGTTGAACATTTTGGAGCAACTCTCGTTGAGCGATGAGTACAAACTCCTAAATATAGATTCTGTGATCATAGAGGCAAAACCTCAAGACAATAACCGTTTAGAACTCTTATACGACTTTGTGAACCGAGAATACACCCGTCATATCCCTTTGGCAGAAGCAGCCAATATGGTAAGTATGACAGAGCAGGCCTTTAGTCGTTTCTTTAAAAAGAAGACCGGCAAGACCTTTACGCAGTTTGTAAACGAGCACCGCTTGGTTCACGCCTCTAGGCTATTGGCAGAAGAACCTATGGGTATCACAGATATCTGTTACGATAGCGGATTTAACAACTTCTCCCACTTTAATAAACTGTTTAAAAAGTTCAGCGGAAAAAGTCCGTCTCAGTACCGAAACGAGATTCAAAAGGTCCTGGAATAG
- a CDS encoding DUF3244 domain-containing protein produces MKFKNVIAAVALTVSMAATANNENPTTNPVSIQEDANVVRVSVLNTTLDTFKVYVYNNNGELIHKSFLGDAASIGQQFDFSDAPAGEYTFKLVAKSGKTYSYSVNAGA; encoded by the coding sequence ATGAAATTCAAGAATGTAATCGCAGCAGTAGCATTGACAGTTTCAATGGCTGCCACAGCAAACAACGAAAACCCTACAACGAATCCTGTTTCTATTCAAGAGGATGCCAATGTAGTACGCGTTTCTGTACTCAACACGACTCTAGACACCTTTAAGGTTTATGTATACAATAACAACGGAGAGCTTATTCATAAATCCTTTTTGGGTGATGCCGCTTCTATCGGACAACAATTTGACTTTAGCGACGCGCCAGCAGGCGAGTACACTTTCAAGCTAGTTGCCAAGAGCGGAAAGACCTACAGTTATTCGGTTAATGCCGGAGCCTAG
- a CDS encoding VOC family protein, which produces MAHPFNIAHLDHVAINVRDMEVSIAWYAKVLGLKRVQVPEWGAFPIFMLAGQTGVAIFPADLSDAPCPQESQHIKIEHFAFRVSNTAFDAARAHYENLGLSYTLKDHHHFLSIYTEDPDGHTVELTTLKAASSNFYSQ; this is translated from the coding sequence ATGGCGCATCCGTTCAACATAGCGCATTTAGATCATGTAGCCATTAATGTAAGGGATATGGAAGTTTCTATTGCATGGTATGCCAAAGTATTGGGGCTTAAACGTGTACAGGTACCAGAATGGGGTGCTTTTCCGATCTTTATGTTGGCCGGACAGACTGGAGTAGCGATTTTTCCTGCGGATCTTAGCGATGCTCCGTGCCCACAAGAATCACAGCATATTAAGATAGAGCACTTTGCGTTTCGCGTAAGTAACACTGCTTTTGATGCTGCCCGTGCTCATTATGAGAATTTAGGTTTGTCTTATACGCTGAAGGATCACCACCACTTCTTATCTATCTATACCGAAGACCCAGACGGACATACTGTAGAACTTACAACCCTAAAGGCTGCATCTTCCAATTTCTACAGCCAATAA
- a CDS encoding M20/M25/M40 family metallo-hydrolase, which produces MNHSQFKIFAFVILGLCSLNIQAQSNWDEAIDKSLKQTLRTHKDFVGYPNIAANTNDMMVNVGVATEYFKARGFKVSLLKSDGLPVFFAAYEVDPNATTLLYYLHLDGQAVNPANWDQPDPFTPVLKEQSPDGSWNILPWEKLEGSIDMDWRIFGRAAADDKAPISMLLTAMDILKASGQQPKHNLKVILDLQEEAGSEAFLSTLEQYSDRYAADYMLILDGPAHNSNQPTLTFGCRGIARFSLTTYGSELPQHSGHYGNVAPNPVFTLSHLLSSMKAPDGRVLIAGYYDGIALSASEEAILNAVPDDQNEIVQKLGLSEAEKVATTYQLAMQYPSLNIRHIETSWKGPGLKTIIPEWAKAHFDVRLVAETDGATTLEKIKAHIKNQGYYLIERAPTREERLTYSKIVSFEGNAGVNAFRTDMESPFGLQLSEAITASFGKPPVRLRTMGGTVPIIPAVNALKIPAIIVPLVNMDNNQHNPNENIRIGNIRDGIKVILSILETPFEK; this is translated from the coding sequence ATGAACCACAGCCAGTTTAAGATTTTTGCGTTTGTTATACTCGGTTTATGTAGTCTGAATATTCAGGCCCAGTCCAATTGGGATGAGGCTATAGATAAAAGCTTAAAGCAAACCCTGCGCACTCACAAAGATTTTGTAGGATATCCGAATATTGCTGCCAATACCAATGACATGATGGTCAACGTGGGTGTAGCCACGGAGTATTTCAAAGCCCGCGGTTTTAAGGTATCACTGTTGAAATCGGATGGGTTACCGGTATTTTTTGCAGCATATGAGGTTGACCCTAATGCGACCACCCTACTCTACTATTTGCATTTAGATGGACAAGCGGTTAATCCCGCTAATTGGGATCAGCCAGACCCGTTCACTCCAGTACTCAAAGAACAAAGTCCAGACGGTAGTTGGAATATACTACCTTGGGAAAAGCTAGAAGGCTCCATTGATATGGATTGGCGGATTTTTGGTCGCGCTGCTGCAGATGACAAAGCTCCCATAAGTATGCTGCTCACGGCCATGGATATTTTAAAAGCTTCTGGCCAGCAACCCAAGCACAATTTAAAAGTGATCTTAGACCTGCAAGAAGAAGCTGGCTCTGAGGCCTTTTTGTCTACCCTAGAGCAATACAGTGATCGCTACGCCGCAGATTATATGTTGATTCTAGACGGCCCGGCCCACAACAGTAATCAACCGACCTTGACCTTTGGCTGTCGAGGTATTGCCCGGTTTAGTTTAACCACATATGGTTCGGAATTGCCGCAGCACAGCGGACATTACGGCAATGTCGCTCCCAACCCTGTTTTTACCTTGAGTCATTTGCTTTCCAGCATGAAAGCTCCAGACGGACGGGTTTTAATTGCGGGCTATTATGACGGCATAGCCCTTAGCGCATCCGAAGAAGCCATACTAAATGCCGTGCCGGACGATCAAAATGAAATTGTTCAGAAGCTGGGCTTAAGTGAGGCAGAAAAGGTTGCGACCACTTATCAACTCGCCATGCAGTACCCAAGCTTGAACATCAGGCATATTGAAACCTCCTGGAAAGGTCCCGGTTTAAAGACCATTATACCTGAATGGGCGAAAGCCCACTTTGATGTGCGATTGGTGGCCGAAACCGATGGAGCTACTACTCTTGAAAAGATAAAGGCTCATATTAAGAACCAAGGGTATTACTTGATCGAAAGAGCGCCCACCCGAGAAGAGCGATTAACCTATAGCAAAATAGTTAGTTTTGAGGGCAATGCCGGTGTAAATGCTTTTAGAACCGACATGGAAAGTCCATTCGGGTTACAACTCTCGGAAGCAATTACAGCTAGTTTTGGCAAACCTCCAGTGCGCTTGCGAACTATGGGCGGAACTGTGCCTATCATACCCGCGGTTAATGCCTTGAAAATACCGGCTATTATTGTGCCCTTAGTCAATATGGACAACAATCAGCACAATCCGAATGAGAACATACGAATTGGGAATATTCGCGACGGGATCAAAGTCATATTGAGCATACTGGAAACTCCTTTCGAAAAATAA
- a CDS encoding glycogen debranching protein, translating to MNKSNLLLTLCGWSLLTLNACKEASESQTEEANTYQEVALDGKAEYLDSPFVTAGDRVYMVGHQDGSFPELGWHISGEMGGVWNHPIKLLDGFGLSLKTERDLIILDKADKFTNYPWGNSHDYGNVANTDLHITRTQFAPDRKQGMVVWYTLENKSTEDKSFGLNLHVYSDLMPTWLGERTDMKDGKDLVTMNKDGHLYFRDSEMEYHCIVSTNLAAIMRDSENANNFSTIESPYKGNGITALQSFNMLIPAGESKKFQVVISGSYESRAISYSENKDIRENWPEMLEAKKARLASLAKQSKLNIPDKKIEEAFEWLKYNSDWLIRDVPHIGRGITAGIPDYPWWFGVDSEYALKGYMTIGQTDIVESTIALLDSVSEAVNGNGKIIHEMSTNGAVFNPGNINETPQFASLIWEVFKWNGDKAFLERYFPTVEKGLSWLMEAQDKDGNLFPDGFGMMEIHGLDSEMIDVAAYTQRAFADAAAMAEVLGKSELEQQYRETAAKIAAKINAEFWSEEFNSFADFIGTDQQALHLIEDAIVRADTLDKPWAVEELKATRAKIKANPSATPRPFVLHHNWVVNTPMEMKIADPDKALKALDTGANYANPFGMFVTGIDRDESAGSDDGSFKGPEIFSYTGAVMTLPTAVQIVGENNYGRPDKALNYLQKMTRSFSYALPGSMYEVSPDYGMIVQAWNIYGYGVPIVQQFFGIQPMAHKKIVYIRPQMPSSWNNASLENVKVADNTISVYFEESESGEKQIRVTQTVDQWELRLELPLDNSIIYSFNEGVANETEGDTDRFSTRGKVLELKLNQK from the coding sequence ATGAATAAATCCAACTTGCTGCTCACACTCTGCGGATGGAGTCTACTCACACTAAATGCCTGTAAAGAAGCATCTGAAAGCCAAACAGAAGAGGCCAACACATACCAAGAAGTTGCACTAGACGGCAAAGCCGAATACCTGGACTCTCCCTTCGTCACTGCGGGAGACCGCGTCTATATGGTCGGACACCAAGACGGTAGTTTTCCAGAATTGGGCTGGCACATCAGCGGAGAGATGGGTGGGGTTTGGAATCATCCCATAAAACTGCTCGATGGATTTGGTCTAAGCCTTAAAACCGAGCGAGATCTTATTATACTGGACAAAGCGGATAAGTTTACGAACTATCCTTGGGGAAATTCACACGATTATGGCAATGTGGCCAATACCGATCTGCACATAACACGAACCCAGTTCGCTCCAGACAGAAAACAAGGAATGGTGGTTTGGTATACCCTGGAAAACAAGAGTACAGAAGACAAATCCTTTGGTTTGAATTTACACGTCTACTCGGACCTGATGCCTACATGGCTTGGCGAACGCACAGACATGAAGGACGGCAAGGACCTAGTAACTATGAATAAAGACGGGCATCTTTATTTTCGTGACAGTGAGATGGAATACCACTGTATAGTAAGTACCAACTTGGCGGCTATAATGCGCGATTCGGAAAATGCCAACAACTTCTCTACCATTGAATCTCCCTACAAGGGGAACGGCATTACTGCCTTGCAAAGCTTTAATATGCTTATTCCCGCAGGCGAGTCCAAAAAATTTCAAGTGGTCATTAGCGGTAGTTATGAATCTAGAGCAATTAGCTATTCGGAAAATAAAGACATACGCGAAAATTGGCCAGAGATGCTCGAGGCTAAAAAAGCACGTTTAGCCAGCTTAGCGAAGCAAAGTAAACTAAACATTCCTGACAAGAAAATAGAAGAAGCCTTTGAATGGCTCAAATACAATTCGGACTGGTTGATCCGCGATGTACCACACATTGGCCGCGGGATCACCGCCGGAATACCCGACTACCCTTGGTGGTTTGGTGTAGACAGCGAATACGCCCTTAAAGGCTATATGACCATTGGGCAGACCGATATTGTGGAATCTACCATAGCCCTATTAGATTCTGTTTCTGAGGCCGTGAACGGTAATGGCAAGATCATACACGAAATGTCTACCAATGGGGCGGTGTTCAATCCTGGAAACATCAATGAAACCCCGCAATTTGCCTCGCTGATCTGGGAAGTATTCAAATGGAACGGCGATAAAGCATTTTTAGAGCGCTACTTTCCAACTGTTGAGAAAGGACTGTCATGGCTTATGGAAGCTCAAGATAAGGACGGGAATTTGTTTCCGGACGGATTTGGGATGATGGAGATCCACGGGCTGGATAGCGAGATGATAGATGTTGCCGCCTATACCCAACGCGCCTTTGCCGATGCTGCAGCTATGGCAGAAGTATTAGGAAAATCCGAACTGGAGCAGCAATACCGAGAAACTGCAGCTAAAATTGCCGCCAAGATCAATGCGGAGTTTTGGTCCGAGGAATTCAATTCCTTTGCGGACTTTATCGGTACAGACCAGCAAGCCTTACACTTAATAGAAGACGCTATTGTTCGAGCCGATACATTAGATAAGCCGTGGGCTGTAGAAGAGCTTAAAGCAACAAGAGCAAAGATCAAAGCCAATCCTTCTGCCACGCCCAGACCTTTTGTGCTGCATCACAATTGGGTAGTGAATACGCCTATGGAAATGAAGATCGCCGATCCTGATAAGGCCTTGAAAGCTTTAGATACGGGTGCTAACTATGCCAATCCCTTTGGTATGTTCGTGACCGGGATAGACCGAGATGAATCTGCCGGTAGCGATGACGGTTCTTTTAAAGGGCCAGAGATCTTTTCCTATACGGGAGCAGTGATGACTCTCCCTACCGCGGTTCAGATAGTAGGAGAAAACAACTATGGTCGTCCAGATAAGGCTTTGAATTATTTGCAGAAGATGACCCGCAGTTTCAGTTATGCCTTACCAGGCTCTATGTACGAGGTGTCTCCAGATTACGGGATGATCGTGCAAGCTTGGAACATTTACGGCTATGGCGTGCCTATTGTGCAGCAATTCTTTGGTATTCAACCCATGGCTCATAAGAAGATCGTTTACATCAGGCCGCAAATGCCTTCTAGTTGGAACAATGCCAGTTTGGAAAATGTGAAAGTGGCAGACAATACTATTTCGGTTTATTTCGAGGAGTCCGAATCCGGAGAAAAACAAATTCGAGTAACCCAAACAGTAGACCAGTGGGAGCTTCGCTTAGAACTGCCATTAGACAATTCCATCATTTATAGCTTTAACGAGGGAGTAGCCAATGAGACCGAAGGTGATACAGACCGTTTTAGCACCAGAGGCAAAGTACTAGAACTCAAACTAAACCAAAAATAG
- a CDS encoding GNAT family N-acetyltransferase, which produces MAVIETERLRLEPVKLSDAAFIYELQNSPKWLRYIGDRNISSIAVAEKYIADKMLSHYKEHAYGNCVVYNKETAAPMGTCGLFNRPGLAVVDIGFAFLPQYEGKGFGSEAALALMDHAQNNLKLHKVSAIVLPENKASVRLIEKLGLEFVKPVQLPGDTAWLDYYEITLNE; this is translated from the coding sequence ATGGCGGTCATTGAAACAGAACGACTCCGACTCGAACCTGTCAAATTAAGTGATGCGGCTTTTATTTACGAATTACAGAACAGCCCTAAATGGCTCAGGTACATTGGCGATAGAAACATTAGTAGTATAGCCGTGGCAGAAAAATATATAGCGGACAAAATGCTCTCCCACTACAAAGAGCACGCTTACGGAAATTGCGTTGTATACAATAAAGAGACTGCTGCGCCCATGGGGACTTGTGGCTTGTTTAACCGCCCAGGCTTAGCAGTTGTAGATATCGGGTTTGCTTTTTTACCGCAATACGAAGGCAAAGGATTTGGCAGCGAAGCAGCTCTGGCTTTAATGGATCATGCCCAAAACAACTTAAAGCTTCATAAGGTAAGTGCCATTGTATTACCTGAGAATAAAGCATCTGTTAGACTTATTGAGAAATTGGGCTTAGAATTCGTCAAACCTGTACAATTACCGGGCGATACGGCTTGGTTGGATTATTACGAAATCACCCTTAACGAGTAG
- a CDS encoding prolyl oligopeptidase family serine peptidase: MRIKSLIVLLLLSSFGGLAQGLELYKKETYISKNGELPYRIMLPKHYNPEISYPMLVFLHGSGERGNDNTSQLKHGGAFFASDSIRTKFPAIVVFPQCSAQGYWVNRDYNQTPEGVTIDFPRRNTYRLEQTLLEGLIKALLKSYPVDTDRLYIGGLSMGAMGTFELVRRNPKLFAAAFAICGGANPAIAGKLDRLPWWIFHGDADQVVPIRYSEQMVEALKRLDADVQFTVYPGVDHDSWTPTFANPDLLHWLFAQTKE, translated from the coding sequence ATGAGAATCAAAAGCCTAATTGTACTACTATTGCTGAGTTCCTTTGGAGGTCTTGCGCAAGGCTTGGAACTTTATAAAAAAGAGACCTATATCTCGAAAAATGGGGAGCTCCCCTATCGGATCATGTTGCCCAAACACTATAATCCTGAGATCAGTTACCCTATGTTGGTTTTCTTACACGGTTCTGGAGAGCGCGGCAATGACAATACTTCCCAACTCAAGCACGGCGGTGCCTTCTTTGCTTCGGACAGTATTCGGACTAAGTTTCCGGCCATAGTCGTTTTTCCACAGTGTTCGGCTCAGGGTTATTGGGTCAATAGAGATTACAACCAAACTCCAGAGGGTGTAACCATAGACTTTCCCAGAAGAAACACTTACCGTTTAGAGCAAACCCTCTTAGAGGGCCTTATCAAAGCCCTATTAAAAAGTTATCCTGTAGATACAGACCGCCTCTACATAGGGGGCTTATCTATGGGCGCTATGGGAACATTTGAATTGGTTAGGCGTAACCCTAAGTTATTCGCCGCTGCCTTTGCAATTTGTGGTGGAGCCAATCCGGCCATAGCTGGGAAACTGGATCGTTTGCCTTGGTGGATCTTTCATGGCGATGCAGACCAAGTGGTTCCTATTCGATATTCAGAACAAATGGTGGAGGCCTTGAAACGTTTGGATGCCGATGTTCAGTTTACCGTTTATCCCGGGGTAGATCACGATAGCTGGACTCCTACCTTTGCGAACCCAGATTTACTACACTGGCTTTTTGCCCAAACTAAGGAATAA
- a CDS encoding GTP cyclohydrolase, which produces MQKLADTTLKTRYGLFTETLFADEQQEIICLHMGNLKGANAVYCRLHSSCIYGHYFNSLECDCQQQMDLAMQQIAAKGAGIIVLLDQEGKGNGHLALMKSKAFKAQGLKQAEAYRAAGYPAEARDFTAAAQVLASFEMASVNLDSSNEHKRAALISAGIKIEN; this is translated from the coding sequence ATGCAAAAACTAGCCGACACCACTTTAAAAACACGCTACGGCCTTTTTACGGAGACCTTATTTGCCGATGAGCAGCAAGAGATCATTTGCCTCCATATGGGTAATCTCAAAGGAGCCAATGCCGTATATTGCCGTTTACATTCGAGTTGTATCTACGGACACTATTTCAATTCTTTGGAGTGTGATTGTCAACAGCAGATGGATCTGGCCATGCAACAAATAGCAGCCAAGGGTGCGGGTATCATTGTACTCTTAGATCAGGAGGGAAAAGGCAATGGTCACTTGGCTTTAATGAAAAGTAAGGCCTTTAAGGCTCAGGGCTTGAAGCAAGCAGAAGCCTACCGGGCCGCAGGCTATCCTGCCGAGGCCAGAGATTTTACAGCTGCTGCTCAAGTTTTGGCCAGTTTTGAAATGGCTTCTGTAAATCTAGATAGCAGCAACGAACACAAAAGAGCGGCGCTCATCTCCGCAGGGATAAAAATCGAAAACTAA
- a CDS encoding cysteine hydrolase family protein: MKALVLIDIQKGFEDIEYWGGNRNNPEAEQRAQELLEYFRAKSWPVYHVQHCSTNPKSPLRPEAAGNALNELVKPLETEPVYTKTVNSAFIGTPLEEVLKSTQQQDLVMAGLTTDHCVSTSVRMAANLGFEVTLIEDATATFDKVDRNGKRYDAQLIHETAIASLDGEFALIQTLEEFLDSIDN, encoded by the coding sequence ATGAAAGCACTGGTACTGATAGACATACAAAAGGGTTTCGAGGATATTGAATACTGGGGAGGCAATAGGAACAATCCCGAGGCGGAACAACGGGCACAAGAGCTTTTAGAATACTTCAGAGCTAAGTCATGGCCAGTGTATCACGTTCAGCATTGCTCCACCAATCCGAAGTCTCCACTGCGCCCCGAGGCCGCAGGGAACGCCCTAAATGAGTTAGTAAAGCCTTTAGAAACTGAACCGGTCTATACCAAGACCGTTAACAGTGCCTTTATTGGCACCCCGCTAGAAGAAGTGCTCAAGTCCACGCAACAGCAAGATCTTGTCATGGCAGGTTTAACTACAGACCACTGCGTATCCACCAGCGTTCGTATGGCAGCTAATTTAGGTTTTGAGGTCACTTTGATCGAGGATGCGACGGCAACTTTTGACAAAGTAGATCGCAACGGAAAACGATATGACGCCCAATTGATCCACGAGACGGCTATTGCGAGTTTGGATGGAGAGTTTGCACTGATCCAGACCTTAGAGGAATTTCTAGATTCAATAGACAACTGA